The genomic stretch taaatttttgagAACCCTCAAAACTCAATTTATTTATGATGCAATGATTTTATGATGTAATGAAAAATCATTACATCAAAGTATTTTTCGATGATATATTTCAAATACCTCAATCAAAATCCACGCTGCAACGGCCGCAGTGCGCATTGTAGCAACCGCAATCACAACATCTGCAACCACGACCGCAACGGCTGAGGATAGTTTATGTCCCTCTTACCAACAGTCTTACGGTTTTGTTGAGAATTATCCTCAGAACCAGTATAGAATTTGCCAAAATTAAGCTCAAACTGATTTGATGTGTGATTGGAAAAGTTTAAGCACTTAAAGTAAAAACACTTCTAGATTAAATATCATGTGGaaaaatttttaaagaaaattttATTCTACACACAATTATAATTTCGAAACACAAATGTAACATCGTTATTTAATATTGTTGATATATTTTTCTCATGCAGAATTAAACAGAAAACCAGACGTGTGTTCAGTTTGTGAGGAATATACAACTCAGGTACTTGATTATCTAAAGGATAACAATACTCAGGTAGAAATCATTGATTCACTTCATGATACATGCCATCAACTCCGGTCTTTAAACCAGCAGGTTTGTCTCTTTTCTGGATTCTGTTTTATTTAGATTTTGTAGTTGTGCTTCTGAGTTCTTGCAAAAATTGAATTTAGTTTCTTGCTTTTCTGTTTACCATTTTAGGGTAGATGTGTGAAGGAATAAGTGCTTATCTGGCCCTATTTTAACTGATCTCTGATTGTTCTGTATTGCACATTTTACAGTGCGGTAAATTGGTGGATTATTACGCTCCACTTTTCTTCTCAGAAATAGCTCCAATAAAGCCTGATGAGGTCTGCGAGAAGTTCAACCTTTGTGAGTCTGCAAAGATTTCTTCACAAGTTCATAGAAATAATAGCTGCGGCCTTTGCAAAGATACCATTGCAGCCTTATTGGTTGAGTTGAATGATCCTGACACTAAGGTTGGTGATTTGACCGACTTACCTTATCCCTCCTTGTTATTGCGAATCAAAAGAGCTCTTTTAAGAATCATTTGTTGAGTCTTGTTATGAATTCTAAAATACATTACTTATAAATAAAGAATATGATATTTATATGTAAATACAAGTGATATAGCAATATTTATATCTAGTGTATCATATAGGAACCTCAACAATTTAGGATTAAAATCATAAATCAAATGACAAGAAAAATTGATAACTTTTTCAGAGATGGAAAAAATTGGCTTACTTCATTGAGGGGCTGTTTGGATGAGCTTAT from Lathyrus oleraceus cultivar Zhongwan6 chromosome 7, CAAS_Psat_ZW6_1.0, whole genome shotgun sequence encodes the following:
- the LOC127105717 gene encoding uncharacterized protein LOC127105717, translated to MEGKMGILFLIVLGAAWVCDARELVNPELNRKPDVCSVCEEYTTQVLDYLKDNNTQVEIIDSLHDTCHQLRSLNQQCGKLVDYYAPLFFSEIAPIKPDEVCEKFNLCESAKISSQVHRNNSCGLCKDTIAALLVELNDPDTKLEIIEKLLKACNSVEKYKKECKKAVFEYGPLILANAEKFLKTTDICTALHACPASTIVIQEATTMEEKPLLSDS